The Labrus mixtus chromosome 21, fLabMix1.1, whole genome shotgun sequence nucleotide sequence GAGGAGCCAACTTGTAACATCAGTCTTCAGCTCTGACTGTCAGTTAATCAAAATTCCCCAAAGAGATGCAAAGGAACCCACGACTCTGTAACGAGGCTCTTTGGCTCCCCCTGGTGGCTGGATGTGATAAagtgaagagagaagagagggagggagacagcagctgatggaccaacctgtttttctttcctctcactCTAACAGGAGTTTAACCAAGAGGTTCAAACCTAGTTAAATATTTACAGACCCGCGAAGCTccagaaaacacatcaaacacttcGACCGAGGTAATTATTTCATGAACCAATCAGTGCTCCCTAACCGAGATtcaatatttcaccctccagcagctgcaggtttTCTGGGAAGGTGACTCTTTAAGGACtgagacaaaatgaaaacaagcacTTTAGAACATGAATTTAAACTGTATGACCTCTTCAAATcacatttctccctctctccttttccttcttgtatcttttttattttgattgtttcatgtctttttgtAAAAGTCTGCACCAGTCGATGTCTCAGAGCAGTAGCAGAgcttaaaaggaaaaaatactGTTAGGGGCCGACGGGGGCCAATGACTAGCGacggagctagacacactgcaaaGACGATCGCTCACCTGACgaccgacgatctccttggtgtttTGGATTCTGTCGATTTCCTAACAAGATTAAAATTCCTGACAGAGGATTTAATAGCTTGACAACTactatttacacatttttttagcCAGGTTACAAGTCaatcaaaaagtgaaaatcacGAAGCTACACGGAGCTCTACAGCTGAGCCTGAGATTATACGATCAGTCGgccagtttttgtttttcaaaccaAAGTATTAAGACAGAAAATGAGCTCACGCAGACATAAGAAGAGTAGTCTCTGAGTGTTGGATcaaatcatgtttattaatgtgTTCAGGAAATCCCCACAGAAACAGTTTACAGGGGAACTTACAGATTTACAATCATTCTTGACAGAAGTGCCAGCTTTACCCCCACGGTTCCACAATGAGAACGCCTGCTGAATCACGCAACCAGTTAACTGCacgcccttttttttttttcaccccctCGACAGGCCTACCACGAGTCCTTCAGCTCGCCGACGAGCTgctgaaaacagagagagagctttgcTATGTTTGTCTTTACAGTCATGAAGAATGCAGGGCTGTGATGTGTAGTAGTAGTAGCCTGTAAACACCCAGACATTAAAACTagcttttcctctctcttccattCACAGTTAAAGAGCCTTCATATTTGGTGCCAATCCTTCATCCCAACCAGGAACAACTTAGACATGTGGatgctttcacattttttttttttttaaagagtaaaaCAGCCAACCgtttgggaggaaaaaaaggaccGTTCAGTCAAAAACAAAAGCGGGCCCTGGAGGACTCTCTACTTCTCGAATACAGGATTTGTCATACTGCTCGGATGCATTTGGTTCAGCAGTCAAAAGTACAAATAGAAATGCTAAAACTAgttacagacaaaaaaacacacatgtaacaTCTCTTAAAGGAATAACATGTGAAGCTCGTGAATGTAATCGGGACACCTGCGTCAGTTAACTGTCTGATGTTTGTGAAATGCCCAAACACctttagttgtttttgtttgtggagTAGGAACACTGTCAGAATGATTTGGATACTGAAGGTGTTTTTCTAAATTTTAATCCAGGGAATTAAACATCAAATaccaaaaaagatttaaattgcATATACTCGCAGGTtctaatttttttaaagttgattacatttttatagaTTGTTGGCTTGCCTTGTGCTTCAGTCTCGCTTAgttgggagggggaggggggagggggggggacaaagGTAGTGTTCAGTCAGAATATTCTGTTATAGTCCGATAtaataagaataaaacaaacagcatgatTTTCAGATGACACCAGAATGAACGAGGATGggcgttgttgtttttttgtcctttttttcttcttctagttTTTGATTTGCTTCAACCTGATACAGGTTAAGATGCAATTTGCTGAATCTCTTACTGGTGGGTTTGAggttttgaaaatcaaaaaaaggtttaaaatgaacatttagcATTCAGTCTACATGAGGTGAACATTTCTACTTAACACAGATATACACTAAAGGGAGcgcagggggggaggggagaggagggagggggagcgtGCACCCTTGCTCTTTCTTTGCCGTATGAAAACCATGCTTCCTCTGGAGAgtaagggtggggggggggggggaagggggggccGTGCAAGACTTGGAGTGGGGGCAGGCTGAGTGGGGCAGGGGCTGAGTTTGGTGGATGGAGAGAGGGGCTTGAAAACCAGACTGCTGATTCCACAGGTGGTGTGTAAAAGGCACGCCAGGGTTACTCCCAATCCCAGCCAACATACACAGAGACGccttcacacccacacacactcgctgAACACACGAGgaacacgcgcacacacacacgcacgcccacacgcacacacacaagcagcacaGGCTAGAGCCCCAAAGAGTACTGACGAGGGGGAAAAGCAGGAGGAGGGAATGGAGGAAGTTCTTGAAAGAAAGAGCTCGGGTCGAGGTTCGGGTTAGATGGGAGCGAGGGGGTCTGGATCCGGTGCTGCCGCTgtgttgaaacagaaaaaataaacaacaaacaaaaatcaaaactggTGGAATGGATCATTTCTGGTTCTTCAGCTGGTTGGAGAGCCAGTCCAGGCCCTCGTACAAGCCGTCCCCGCTGGTGGCGCAGGTGGCCTGGATGTACCAGCTGCGCTGGCGGAGGGCGTGCAAGCCCAACTTGTCTGTGATCTCTGCAGCGTTCATGGCGTTGGGGAGATCCTGGGAGAAGATAACGTCGGTCAACATGCAGGTTTGATATCTGACAAGTAACAAAAACCTCTtcataatgaaaagaaaactcagCTCACCTGTTTATTTGCAAAAACAAGCAGCACGGCGTCTCTGAGCTCATCCTCAGCGAGCATTCTGGACAGCTCCTCCCTCGCCTCGTTCACTCTCTCCCTGTCGTTGCTGTCCACCACAAAGATAagccctgcacacacaaacagctcacCATTAGGACTAACAGACGACCACATTGCTGTGTCTCAGCATTTAGTCGAGACATGGAGATGGTTCCTTTTAGTTCCAGAGCGGCGTCTCCTCTGCCATATCAAAAGCTGCGACTCGGATCAATAATCAATTCTTACAAAACGCACCGACTGCTAAATTAAGTCTCCATGACCCGACAGAAGTCACAACTTTACATTCAGACTGTGGGAAGGCAGCTCCGTGCAGCCTAACATGAAAGTTGTCTAAATGAATACATCACTAAATATGAGCTCAGAGAAATGCAGGTAATCAACTCGGGTATCAGGATGCAGTGAAGTGCAGAAGAGCGCTGAAAGATGACCTCCAATCTGTCGTTTGCTGCAGGTCTTTGAGGAAGTAGGTCAACCATGAAGATTGTGTTATCCTACCCAGCATTTCACACCGATGTTTAAGCCAACTTTATGTCACAATGAACAGGGgtgtttttcttccattttcttttaGATTTATGAAGGACGATCTTGTATGCAACAAAAAAGTATGACGCCCAATGTGGCGGTTAAGATTGGAAAATGCCGCACAGAGATAAAGTGGGCCGGTACCTGTGACTCAttcatatgaaaataaaatttaaagtcCAGATAaatttgttgatttattcaaCAAAAGATAGGTGACGATAATGAGCAACAGAAAATATGCAAACTCGCTCACCCTCTTTGTCTCGCCTCCCGCCACACAATCGAACAGGTAAAATGAGGTAAAGCCACGCCCACTGCTAATTACCGGGACTTATATCAAACATATAAGGAgcaaaactaaacaaataatcaacagaggtaaaaaaaatacaaaatatggcTCCTAAGCTCAACATTCAGGAGAACATCTTTTTGAACGTAGTCAACAACTACAATCCTCCCACCATGGTcacgatatatatatatatatatatatataaaaataatcaacagtCACAGCTGATCTTGTGTAAGTTCAATTGTTTGCGTTGCCTGCAATGATTGAGTTTCTAACATGAGATGGATGAGCATTAAGAACACTAGCACCGCATGTTTGTCCTCCACATTACTTTACGGTATCTTATTCTGTCGCAGCGTCACTCAGACTGCACGCCATGATCCCAGCTTTCACATCGCATAATTACATAGCGGTAGATAGGACACTTTGACAGCCGCCTTCCCTGGAGCCTCCACCAAGTTTTCCCTCCACCCAGTCCCCGGTTAAGTCTTTGAAAGAGACGGCTCCTATTGGTCGTTTAAGATGTTGTCATTTAGCTTCTCTATTTTCATGAGTGACACTAAAAGGCCTCAAAAATTAAGAACACGGCGATTCAATCTGAACATCGGGATGACAGAAACACCGACTTAGGAGAGCGTCGGCTGAGTTTTATTATCACAACCTCGACAGGATGCTCCATAACAACTCTCGtaatttttttacagctttggAAATTGGCCTGTGACAGTAAAATAGCTCGATGTGCCTTTTGGTGTAAAGCTGGAACACGctgaataaacagaaaaatagagAAGTGAAGATAAAACTATGCTGAGACACATTTGTTCTGGCACCAGCCGACTTCTTATTTTAGGAGTTTGCATTTAGATTTGCTTAATTTAAAaaggatatttttttattttctcacttcccccccaaaaacaaaaacatgtttcattacgAGGGCGCCTTTAGGGATGACGACTTTAACTGGCTGAGGGTTTAAGCCTCGTTTTTCTATTCTCACTCGCAAAAAGGAGGGAGGAACATAAGTTTCTGTGCAACCTGCACGGAACAAAAACAGAGTCACAACAGTTGCTGCACACCGGCTTAATGTGCTGTCCTTATCATGATAGACTGCAGACGTTCTGCTTTTACTTAGTTCTGCCCTCGCTTGTTTTCATCTTACTTGATTTTTAAATACTCTTCCTCCTTAGTGCTTACCGTCTCGCTTGTATACTCGTGTTTCTTACGGTGGCAGCTCGTCGCTttaccccaaagtccggttcgCTTGATcaatgtgaacacaaacgtactgtACTCAGGTACTGTGGCCGGAAGATGTGACCGCAAccatgctcaaacaaggaagcgGACCGCTATATGACGTTATTCTAAACAGCTCCTGTCACTGCCGTCTGCGCAGCACAGgcccgtttcatcctctgaaatggaaaaaagaagagggtTGCTGTTGGCGtctcaaaaatatcaaaaagcatccagttagcaggatggactcggCCTCATTTAGAATGAACATAAGAATCTTTGAAGCGGCTGAAAATATATCTCAGGGCTGCCAAGTCTTTTTGAGACTCACTCCTATAAATGATGAAACGCAGCATCTTGAGAAAAGTAGACTAAAGACTCAGATGATATCAAAGACTGTAACGACTGGGAAATGCTGAGTTTTAAAATTTGCATCACAACGTGATAAACCTGCTTTGACATCGGTGACTGGCAGCTGTTACCTCTGCAGAGCCCCACCGCTGTGGTTTTCAATCATTTGAGTTGATTAATGTCAAAATcgaaaaagagcagaaaatatgTGAGACGAAAGAAAAAGGATGATAACGGTCGTGGGACAGCTTTGAACTCCTCGCGGCTGAAATGAGTGAACTGTGAGGATCTTTAAGTCAGATCAGTGTACGTTCGCTTTCTGATTGTGGAGTCTGTATCATCCCTGTAGCTTACATTGCAGTAAACATCTAGAA carries:
- the arf2b gene encoding ADP-ribosylation factor 2b; the protein is MGNVFANLFKGLFGKKEMRILMVGLDAAGKTTILYKLKLGEIVTTIPTIGFNVETVEYKNISFTVWDVGGQDKIRPLWRHYFQNTQGLIFVVDSNDRERVNEAREELSRMLAEDELRDAVLLVFANKQDLPNAMNAAEITDKLGLHALRQRSWYIQATCATSGDGLYEGLDWLSNQLKNQK